A single window of Flavobacterium sp. 140616W15 DNA harbors:
- a CDS encoding alpha/beta hydrolase → MESIIKKIDTDLWKAILNSPFNHIDYEALLANDPAKIRKEEMDVSLKEEAIAVPEYLSVENIQIPSSDKSREIRLRIYKPKGKQNLPVLLYFHGGAFIYGTPEQYDFIFFRLALDTNMLIVSVDYRLAPEYPFPAAIEDGYDVLSWLSKYADDIEGNKNKILIGGSSAGGTIAASVTHLARDKKEIEIRHQFLLYPPMSHLLQTSSINELANAPMQTKNAAEWMWKHYLQHNMTKPPKYAVPLLEDNFNDLPDATIIVCELDPLKDEGKLYAQKLKDAGSVVNLMEIKGAVHAFDFFPSSLSDIFYYQQIELFKQILNQEE, encoded by the coding sequence ATGGAAAGTATAATTAAAAAGATAGATACAGATCTTTGGAAAGCTATTCTTAATAGCCCGTTTAACCACATAGATTACGAAGCATTGTTAGCGAATGACCCTGCAAAAATCAGGAAAGAGGAAATGGATGTTTCCTTAAAAGAAGAGGCAATTGCAGTTCCAGAATATCTTTCTGTTGAGAATATTCAGATTCCATCTTCTGATAAATCAAGAGAAATTAGATTGAGAATATATAAGCCAAAAGGGAAACAAAATTTACCAGTATTACTCTATTTTCATGGAGGTGCATTTATATATGGTACTCCTGAGCAATATGATTTTATATTCTTTCGGTTGGCTCTTGATACAAATATGCTAATTGTTTCTGTTGATTACCGTTTGGCTCCTGAGTATCCATTTCCAGCAGCTATTGAAGATGGATATGATGTTTTATCATGGTTGTCCAAATATGCAGATGATATAGAAGGAAACAAAAATAAAATCCTAATAGGAGGGAGTAGTGCTGGAGGAACAATTGCAGCATCGGTTACGCATTTGGCAAGAGATAAAAAAGAAATAGAAATCAGACATCAGTTTTTGTTGTATCCTCCAATGAGCCATCTTTTACAAACATCATCTATCAATGAATTAGCAAATGCACCTATGCAAACTAAAAATGCAGCAGAATGGATGTGGAAACATTACTTGCAACACAATATGACAAAACCACCTAAATATGCAGTTCCTTTATTAGAAGACAACTTCAATGATTTACCAGATGCCACTATTATTGTGTGTGAGTTAGATCCATTGAAAGATGAAGGAAAATTGTATGCACAAAAATTAAAGGATGCAGGTAGTGTTGTTAATCTAATGGAAATAAAAGGTGCTGTACATGCTTTTGATTTCTTTCCGAGCTCATTATCAGATATTTTTTATTATCAACAAATTGAATTATTTAAACAAATTTTAAATCAAGAAGAATGA
- a CDS encoding tetratricopeptide repeat protein — MPNNIKKTKTLFIVLIFAFFSKSYSQTLSIPFHDSGRSIEEIVLQEIDFQNDSIRLKKFLAPLQQSSSKKYNILYYALLANGYSSYFDKINSKSDKYFLLSIQKAKDINDIPLVVWTEMNYSKYLYHYRNMDKLIPTLLKTIENAENIKPEKMILPGETFKIFGWIMTTIDDNDLSLKFLKKSLEYSKTNTPEYASILNAIGTHYLKTDKLSTAMHYFNKTIAVSLQIGDNIRYAKALGDKALIYEKRGDYKTALQLLEKDIDYSKKYKDEKNNMYALILMAKILLKNQDTSKATIFLQKAEKIALSKSYYNNSLKDIIELKLDILNGSDPEKELLLRRELKRIDDSLLKTDGENALRKANWFVQKTKYKNELKEAQKQNRQEIKTKNIYAIIVILAVLLSVSILIIFKKRLKNSSLEYDKKITRYKIEKISFENKLKAANQDLDSNIEFLHNKNIQISKLKLELEQIKKSPSYYLEEEKGKLQELLDSHLMTDENWNNFKREFKKEYGPFYETLITDYPELKDSNLKIIILQKLRFSNSEIASLLGITTDAVKKSKQRLKKKLGEKQHQLFEIIDMP, encoded by the coding sequence ATGCCCAATAATATAAAAAAAACTAAGACTCTATTTATTGTTTTAATTTTTGCTTTTTTTTCTAAATCATATTCTCAAACATTATCAATTCCTTTTCATGATTCAGGCAGAAGCATTGAAGAAATCGTTCTTCAGGAAATAGATTTTCAAAATGATTCTATTAGATTAAAAAAGTTTTTGGCTCCCTTACAACAATCTTCAAGCAAAAAATATAATATCCTATATTATGCTTTATTAGCAAATGGCTATTCAAGCTATTTTGATAAAATAAATTCTAAAAGCGATAAGTACTTCTTGCTTTCTATTCAAAAAGCAAAAGATATAAATGATATCCCTCTCGTTGTTTGGACGGAGATGAATTATTCAAAATATCTCTATCATTACAGGAATATGGATAAACTAATTCCAACCTTGTTAAAAACTATTGAAAATGCGGAGAATATAAAACCAGAAAAAATGATTCTCCCCGGAGAAACTTTTAAAATTTTTGGTTGGATAATGACAACCATTGATGATAATGATTTAAGTTTGAAATTCTTGAAAAAATCATTAGAATATTCTAAAACCAATACACCTGAATATGCTAGTATTTTAAATGCAATTGGAACCCATTATTTAAAGACAGACAAGCTTTCTACTGCGATGCATTATTTCAATAAAACAATTGCAGTTTCTTTACAAATTGGCGACAACATTCGATATGCAAAAGCACTTGGAGATAAAGCTCTTATATATGAAAAAAGAGGAGATTATAAAACTGCTTTGCAACTTTTAGAAAAAGATATTGATTACTCAAAAAAATATAAAGACGAAAAAAATAATATGTATGCCTTAATTTTAATGGCAAAAATTCTTTTAAAAAATCAAGATACTTCTAAAGCAACTATCTTTTTACAAAAGGCAGAAAAAATTGCTTTATCTAAATCTTATTATAACAATTCTTTAAAAGATATTATCGAATTAAAACTTGATATATTAAACGGTTCAGACCCCGAAAAAGAGTTGCTATTAAGGCGCGAGCTTAAAAGAATAGATGATTCATTACTTAAAACTGATGGAGAAAATGCCTTGAGAAAAGCAAATTGGTTCGTTCAGAAAACAAAGTATAAAAATGAACTCAAAGAAGCTCAAAAACAAAATAGACAAGAAATTAAGACCAAAAACATCTATGCAATAATTGTTATTCTAGCAGTTTTGTTGTCTGTATCTATCTTAATTATATTTAAAAAAAGATTAAAAAATAGTAGCTTAGAGTATGACAAAAAAATCACAAGATATAAAATCGAAAAAATATCTTTTGAAAATAAACTCAAAGCCGCAAACCAAGATCTTGACTCTAATATTGAATTCTTGCATAATAAAAACATACAGATTTCTAAATTAAAATTAGAACTCGAACAAATAAAAAAATCTCCATCTTATTATCTAGAAGAAGAGAAAGGAAAACTACAAGAATTATTGGATTCTCATTTGATGACAGATGAAAACTGGAATAATTTTAAGAGAGAATTTAAAAAAGAGTACGGTCCATTTTATGAAACTTTAATTACTGATTACCCTGAATTAAAGGATTCAAATCTCAAAATTATCATACTTCAAAAATTAAGATTTAGCAACTCAGAAATAGCTTCCTTATTAGGTATTACTACAGATGCAGTTAAAAAGTCAAAACAGCGCCTCAAGAAAAAATTGGGAGAAAAACAACATCAATTATTTGAAATTATAGATATGCCATAA
- a CDS encoding NAD(P)H-dependent oxidoreductase, translating into MKKIVVINGHPDKNSFNSAIAHSYIKSASDAGSEVRYIAIGEMDFNPNLQFGYKQRIELEPDLVKALEDIKWSNHQIWIHPIWWLGMPAIMKGFFDRAFLPGIAFKSNKGHLSEGLLNGKTGRIITTAGDLSETDYENIYKSSGLVQLKNGILEYCGVSSIQSNFIGPLYELDESDKKMWIGKIEDLARIDSLSL; encoded by the coding sequence ATGAAAAAAATAGTAGTTATTAACGGGCATCCTGACAAGAATAGTTTTAACAGTGCGATTGCCCATTCCTATATTAAATCTGCATCAGATGCAGGTTCAGAAGTACGTTATATTGCTATTGGAGAAATGGATTTTAATCCTAATTTACAGTTTGGTTATAAACAAAGAATAGAGTTAGAACCCGATTTAGTAAAAGCATTAGAAGATATTAAATGGAGTAATCATCAGATTTGGATTCATCCTATATGGTGGCTTGGTATGCCAGCAATTATGAAAGGATTTTTTGATAGAGCCTTTTTGCCAGGTATTGCTTTTAAAAGTAATAAAGGACATCTAAGCGAGGGATTATTAAATGGTAAAACGGGAAGAATAATTACAACAGCAGGTGATTTATCTGAAACTGATTATGAAAACATTTATAAATCAAGCGGACTCGTTCAGTTAAAAAATGGCATTCTTGAATATTGTGGAGTTTCTTCAATTCAGAGTAATTTTATAGGACCTCTTTATGAATTAGATGAAAGTGATAAGAAAATGTGGATAGGTAAAATAGAAGATTTGGCTAGGATAGACTCTCTAAGCTTGTAA
- a CDS encoding AcvB/VirJ family lysyl-phosphatidylglycerol hydrolase, with product MMLQKLKAFKSVQLLVTLLALISFQEAVFAIQKDTIAYNGFGYLTLYKPTKTVNNVIICISGDGGWNSGIEGIALHLKNEKTLLIGVDIRQVFKSMKKNKSACLYPAADFERMSQFVQKKLKFQTYNIPILLGYSSGATLVYGLVAQAPQNTFRAGIALGFCPDINIDKPLCAGSGKFTSTKLQNGKGYDLGPVENLKTPFISLQGQNDQVCNYLKTVSFLKNVTNAQVVSLPKVGHGYGQEKNWLPQLIQVYNNITVEKEAYMPDDTAKKLNLPLHITTPTKDKISPYMVVFISGDGGWTDFDQQMASAFALKGAPVIGLDALKYFWQKKSPEETTTDVLRLIETYSEEWKKEKIVLVGYSFGADIVPFLYNRIPEKFKKNITGIGLLSPSKETDFEVHVSELLDINSTSGFSVPNEINKINDIHPICFFGKDEDDLPIKEISKENAKIIYLEGGHHYTDAFITVTKEMMP from the coding sequence ATGATGCTACAAAAATTAAAAGCGTTTAAATCTGTTCAATTATTAGTTACTTTACTAGCATTAATAAGTTTTCAAGAAGCCGTTTTTGCAATACAAAAAGACACAATAGCGTATAATGGTTTTGGTTATCTTACCCTTTATAAACCTACAAAAACTGTAAATAATGTTATTATTTGCATTTCGGGTGATGGAGGTTGGAATAGTGGAATCGAGGGTATTGCGCTTCATCTAAAAAATGAAAAGACATTACTTATTGGTGTTGATATTCGTCAGGTTTTTAAGAGTATGAAAAAAAACAAATCGGCATGTCTCTACCCTGCCGCCGACTTTGAGCGAATGAGTCAATTTGTACAAAAAAAATTAAAATTTCAAACATATAATATCCCTATTCTTTTGGGATATTCTTCTGGAGCAACTTTAGTTTATGGACTTGTTGCTCAAGCACCACAAAATACCTTTCGTGCCGGAATTGCATTAGGTTTTTGTCCAGACATAAATATAGATAAACCTTTGTGCGCAGGTTCTGGAAAATTTACTTCAACAAAACTTCAAAATGGTAAAGGCTATGATTTAGGACCAGTAGAGAATCTTAAAACACCTTTTATATCCCTACAAGGTCAAAATGACCAAGTCTGTAATTATCTAAAAACGGTATCTTTCCTTAAAAATGTAACTAATGCGCAAGTTGTTTCGCTTCCAAAAGTGGGACATGGTTATGGTCAAGAAAAAAATTGGCTTCCACAACTCATTCAAGTCTATAATAATATTACTGTAGAAAAAGAAGCTTATATGCCTGATGATACAGCCAAAAAATTGAATCTACCACTACATATCACTACTCCAACTAAAGATAAAATTAGTCCGTATATGGTTGTATTTATTTCTGGCGATGGTGGATGGACAGATTTTGATCAACAAATGGCAAGTGCATTCGCTTTAAAAGGAGCTCCTGTAATTGGTCTAGATGCTTTAAAATATTTTTGGCAGAAAAAAAGCCCTGAAGAAACTACCACAGATGTATTAAGACTAATTGAGACCTATAGTGAAGAATGGAAAAAAGAAAAAATAGTATTAGTTGGTTATTCATTCGGCGCAGACATTGTTCCCTTTCTATATAACCGAATTCCTGAAAAATTCAAAAAAAACATCACAGGAATAGGTTTATTATCTCCGTCTAAAGAAACAGATTTTGAGGTTCATGTATCCGAACTTTTGGATATAAACAGCACATCAGGATTTTCTGTACCCAATGAAATTAATAAAATTAATGATATTCATCCAATTTGCTTTTTTGGAAAAGATGAAGATGATCTGCCAATTAAAGAAATTTCAAAAGAAAACGCTAAAATCATATATCTCGAAGGCGGACACCATTATACAGATGCATTTATAACTGTAACAAAAGAAATGATGCCTTAG
- a CDS encoding NADP-dependent oxidoreductase gives MKAIVLAKFGGTENLVYKDIQKPEIKANEVLVKVKAIGINPVDVKVRSRQAPLAEELVQYDPLILGWDISGEVVEIGNEVTRFQIGDEVFGMVNFVGHGRGYAEYVAALEEHLALKPKNSSHVEAAASTLAALTAWQAFKDYGKLRPKDKVLIHAASGGVGHFAIQIAKHIGAYVIAVSSVSNRDFVLKLGADEHIDYKTIRFEEVLTDIDFVLESVGGENFQKSVQVLKQFGTIVTLPSGHTKEDELKAKEKNLHACYFMAVYSSGQDMQYIASLLEKGILKPYVSHVFEFDEMAKAHLQIETGRTVGKVVVKL, from the coding sequence ATGAAAGCAATCGTATTGGCAAAGTTTGGAGGCACTGAGAATCTTGTTTATAAAGACATCCAAAAACCTGAAATAAAAGCAAATGAAGTACTTGTTAAAGTAAAAGCAATTGGTATTAATCCGGTAGATGTAAAAGTTCGTAGTCGCCAGGCTCCACTTGCAGAAGAATTGGTTCAATATGATCCATTGATTTTGGGTTGGGATATTTCGGGCGAAGTTGTAGAAATAGGAAATGAAGTTACTAGATTTCAAATTGGTGATGAAGTATTTGGAATGGTAAATTTCGTTGGGCATGGCAGAGGATATGCCGAATATGTAGCAGCTCTCGAGGAGCATCTTGCACTAAAACCTAAAAACAGCAGTCATGTCGAAGCTGCTGCTAGCACTTTGGCAGCATTAACAGCTTGGCAAGCATTTAAAGATTATGGGAAATTGAGACCAAAAGATAAGGTTCTTATTCATGCGGCTTCGGGTGGTGTAGGGCATTTTGCTATACAGATTGCGAAGCATATTGGTGCTTATGTTATTGCTGTTTCATCGGTTTCCAATCGCGATTTTGTTCTTAAGTTAGGTGCAGATGAACATATTGATTATAAAACAATTCGTTTTGAAGAAGTACTTACTGATATTGATTTTGTATTAGAATCTGTTGGAGGAGAGAATTTTCAAAAATCAGTACAAGTATTAAAACAATTTGGAACCATTGTTACATTGCCCTCAGGACATACGAAAGAAGATGAGTTAAAAGCTAAAGAAAAAAACTTGCATGCTTGTTATTTTATGGCTGTATATTCTAGCGGTCAGGACATGCAATATATCGCTTCTTTGTTAGAAAAAGGAATACTGAAACCTTATGTTTCTCACGTTTTTGAGTTTGATGAAATGGCAAAAGCACATCTGCAAATTGAAACGGGGCGTACAGTGGGGAAAGTTGTGGTAAAATTATAA
- a CDS encoding RagB/SusD family nutrient uptake outer membrane protein has protein sequence MKKIFILIVAFPLLLTSCNEDYLDPTKPSQELVFKTRGGVIGAANGLQLLWTVDRTSPVYNTITGSGFTTKELRLLNAGNVDEGELSVGGEVVSTRNLVVNNLWSQCLIIKSESQKVIDHVDILTSETERTSVLVHASIYKAMALTTLVQYFQSVPLTTGKNATFNSRTEVLDEAIKILKTTEPYLDKATGFTELVSGINYKNTVYALLARTYLMAGDNDNAIKYANLVDLTSKSVFVFDQISANPIAYISITTNNVFQPVDLTLGLPAALAPSNSDGRLNFYIKPGSNPTTATGFFDSNTKSIPVYLPGEMMLIVAEAYARKENLPQAIIELNKVLTKTAAADAYGIGANLAPYSGAATKAAVLTEIYRNRCIEMYMSGLKLEDSRRFERPAAGTAGAERNRNWYPYPDSERNNNTNTPPNPAI, from the coding sequence ATGAAAAAAATATTCATTCTTATAGTAGCCTTCCCATTACTTTTAACAAGTTGTAATGAAGATTATTTAGATCCAACCAAACCATCACAAGAATTAGTTTTTAAAACCAGAGGTGGTGTTATTGGTGCTGCAAACGGATTACAGTTACTTTGGACTGTTGATCGAACAAGTCCTGTTTACAATACAATTACAGGTAGTGGATTTACAACAAAAGAACTACGATTACTAAATGCAGGAAATGTTGACGAAGGCGAACTTTCGGTTGGAGGCGAAGTAGTTTCTACTAGAAATTTGGTTGTAAATAATCTATGGTCACAATGTCTAATAATTAAATCTGAATCACAAAAAGTAATTGATCATGTCGATATTTTGACTTCAGAAACGGAAAGAACAAGCGTTTTAGTTCATGCCTCCATTTATAAGGCAATGGCACTTACAACTCTTGTGCAATACTTTCAAAGTGTACCCTTAACAACCGGAAAAAATGCAACCTTTAATTCCAGAACCGAGGTATTAGATGAGGCTATTAAAATCTTAAAAACAACAGAACCTTATCTTGATAAAGCAACTGGTTTTACAGAATTGGTAAGTGGTATTAATTATAAAAATACCGTTTACGCACTTTTAGCAAGAACTTATTTAATGGCTGGAGACAATGATAATGCCATCAAATATGCTAATTTGGTCGATCTTACTTCTAAATCAGTATTTGTCTTTGATCAAATTAGCGCTAATCCAATAGCTTATATTTCGATAACGACTAATAATGTATTTCAGCCTGTTGATTTAACCCTAGGATTACCAGCAGCTTTAGCTCCTTCAAATTCTGATGGAAGACTAAATTTTTATATCAAACCAGGATCAAATCCTACAACAGCAACTGGTTTTTTCGATTCTAATACTAAATCAATACCTGTTTATCTACCTGGTGAAATGATGTTAATTGTAGCAGAAGCATATGCCCGAAAAGAAAATTTACCACAAGCTATTATTGAATTGAACAAAGTCTTAACCAAAACAGCTGCTGCTGATGCTTACGGAATTGGTGCAAATCTTGCTCCATATTCTGGAGCTGCAACCAAGGCCGCTGTTCTAACCGAAATTTACAGAAATCGTTGTATCGAAATGTATATGTCTGGTTTAAAATTGGAAGACAGTAGAAGATTTGAACGTCCTGCTGCAGGAACTGCTGGAGCCGAAAGAAACCGTAATTGGTATCCGTATCCCGATTCTGAAAGAAACAACAACACAAATACTCCTCCTAATCCTGCCATATAA
- a CDS encoding DUF2834 domain-containing protein has protein sequence MKTIYLLLTFLGIVLPFSQFIPWLVENGFHFPLLLQQIVENPLAVFAWLDVIVTVIVIVCMVVSEGKKLKMRKLWIPIAASFIGGASVGLPLFLYMKQCHLENKI, from the coding sequence ATGAAGACAATATATTTACTATTAACCTTTCTTGGAATCGTATTGCCATTTTCACAATTTATCCCTTGGCTAGTCGAAAATGGATTTCATTTTCCATTACTATTACAACAAATTGTAGAGAATCCATTAGCAGTTTTTGCTTGGCTAGATGTTATCGTAACGGTCATTGTTATTGTGTGTATGGTTGTTAGCGAAGGCAAAAAACTTAAAATGAGAAAATTATGGATTCCTATAGCTGCCTCATTTATTGGAGGAGCTTCTGTGGGACTTCCTTTGTTTTTGTACATGAAGCAATGCCATCTTGAAAACAAAATATAA
- a CDS encoding SusC/RagA family TonB-linked outer membrane protein — protein sequence MRKQLFTLFGIILFAQTLFAQSKTVTGTVTSQSDGLSLPGVSVLIEGTAKSTVTDFDGKFSILVNENETLLFSFVGFSTKKVKVLAGTSVVNLKMTEELNALSEVVVLGSTVRATRKELGNAVTSLKGEDLVKAQPGGLSTALQGKIAGAQVSQNSGDPAGGFSIKLRGTSSILGSSDPLYVIDGVVLNNATTNVTNLNVTTGNSNMQIGQNRSSDINPNDIQSIEVLNGGAAAAIYGSRAANGVVLITTKKGVAGETRYTFSTSVTSNQIRKKLDLNMSDKQFVSTSPALFPIQGNPASPTTVSVLGRNLETRTFGVQRYDYQDDIFTTGIGTDTYFSMQGGDEKTKYFASLGHLVNEGIIKNTDFKRTGAKVRLKHDFNSKLSATVGLNYVNSSSNEKPDGNVFWSPINSINITNNIYDISQRDANGNLLAVDPNRINPLSIIETFKIKQNTDRIISDLQLNYVPFKNFNADLIFGIDNYNQRGNVYIPRYPYIVNPAYYNDGYVSEATNRVVQFNNDLNLKYVWNINENWKATTYGGYNIQTYRDNFVAVEGRNLKPFIETINAFNTLIPGSPSSSQSKYNLWGYYLQETFGYKDKLYVTIAGRQDASTIFSSDNRSQFYPKASFSYVLSDEKFMESIHDIVSSVRIRGSWGKSGSLTAIKPYARFTNYSTGTLIGNSTFTIEGFKQGNLDLKPEQSVTYEIGGDFGFIKDRLNLSFSYYNADIDDLLLPVQLAASEGATNTIKNIGQMNNRGFEVNLKYDIIKKENLHLDAFVNYSSNRNKVTGLPQTRFKLDSNLAGAPVFVEMDKPVGIFYGTYFARNPDGSLLLTPDGYPQTEKGNASTGVAERDQTTGQPKGAILNKQIGNPNPDYIISFGANLNYKKFGLSVLFDGVQGVDVFDADYRTRQGVGSGTIVAQELNGELPRGYIWSVYNIEEFRIVDGSYLKLREISLNYSFGKINKFFDDLTITASGRNLISWDNFTSFDPETNSGGQSSVAKYNFGTVPIPSSYSLAVKFQF from the coding sequence ATGAGAAAACAATTATTTACTTTATTTGGAATTATTTTGTTTGCGCAAACCCTTTTTGCACAATCAAAAACTGTAACTGGTACAGTAACTAGTCAATCTGACGGTTTATCACTTCCTGGCGTATCTGTTTTAATTGAAGGAACAGCTAAGAGTACCGTAACCGATTTTGATGGAAAATTTAGCATTCTAGTAAATGAAAATGAAACGCTACTCTTTAGCTTTGTGGGATTTTCAACTAAAAAGGTTAAAGTTTTAGCTGGTACAAGTGTCGTAAATCTAAAAATGACAGAAGAACTCAATGCGCTATCAGAAGTTGTTGTATTAGGATCTACTGTCCGTGCAACACGTAAAGAGCTTGGAAACGCAGTTACGAGTCTAAAAGGAGAAGACTTAGTAAAAGCGCAACCAGGTGGGCTTTCAACAGCATTGCAGGGTAAGATTGCAGGCGCACAGGTTTCTCAGAATTCAGGAGATCCTGCAGGAGGATTCAGCATTAAACTTAGAGGAACTTCATCGATATTAGGTTCATCAGATCCGTTGTATGTTATTGACGGAGTAGTTTTGAATAATGCTACCACCAATGTTACAAACTTAAATGTAACAACAGGAAACTCTAATATGCAAATTGGTCAAAATAGATCTTCAGACATAAACCCAAACGACATACAAAGTATTGAAGTGTTAAATGGAGGAGCTGCCGCTGCAATCTATGGATCAAGGGCAGCCAATGGAGTTGTTTTAATAACAACTAAAAAAGGTGTTGCTGGCGAAACTAGATATACGTTTTCAACCAGTGTAACTTCAAACCAGATTCGAAAAAAATTAGACCTGAATATGTCCGACAAGCAATTCGTAAGTACTTCTCCTGCTTTATTTCCAATTCAAGGAAATCCAGCAAGTCCAACAACTGTAAGTGTATTAGGAAGAAATCTTGAAACAAGAACTTTTGGCGTACAGCGATATGATTATCAAGATGATATTTTCACTACTGGAATTGGAACTGATACTTACTTTTCGATGCAAGGTGGAGATGAAAAAACAAAATATTTTGCTTCTCTTGGCCATTTGGTAAACGAAGGAATCATAAAAAATACCGATTTTAAAAGAACAGGTGCAAAAGTAAGATTGAAACATGATTTCAATTCAAAACTATCTGCTACGGTAGGATTAAATTATGTTAATTCAAGCTCGAATGAAAAGCCAGATGGAAACGTTTTCTGGAGTCCAATTAATTCAATAAATATTACCAATAATATATATGACATCAGTCAAAGAGATGCTAACGGCAACTTATTAGCTGTTGATCCCAACAGAATTAATCCACTTTCGATTATAGAAACTTTTAAAATCAAACAAAATACAGACCGTATTATTTCAGACTTACAATTAAACTATGTGCCTTTTAAAAATTTCAATGCCGATTTAATTTTTGGTATTGACAATTATAACCAAAGAGGAAACGTATATATTCCGAGATATCCTTATATCGTTAATCCGGCCTATTACAATGATGGTTATGTTTCTGAAGCAACAAATAGAGTGGTGCAATTTAATAACGATTTGAATTTAAAATATGTTTGGAACATCAACGAAAATTGGAAAGCAACTACTTATGGAGGGTATAATATCCAGACCTATCGCGATAATTTTGTTGCTGTAGAAGGGCGTAATTTAAAACCATTTATAGAAACCATAAATGCTTTTAATACCTTAATACCTGGCTCTCCAAGCTCTAGCCAGTCAAAATATAATTTATGGGGATATTATCTTCAGGAAACCTTTGGTTACAAAGACAAATTATATGTAACAATAGCTGGAAGACAAGATGCTTCAACTATTTTTTCAAGCGATAATAGATCACAGTTTTATCCAAAGGCAAGTTTTAGTTATGTCCTCTCAGACGAAAAATTCATGGAAAGTATTCATGATATAGTAAGTTCGGTTAGAATTAGAGGTTCATGGGGAAAATCAGGAAGTTTAACCGCTATCAAGCCTTATGCACGTTTTACCAATTATTCTACTGGAACGCTTATAGGTAACAGTACTTTTACTATTGAAGGATTCAAACAAGGAAATTTAGATTTGAAACCAGAACAAAGTGTGACTTATGAAATTGGAGGTGATTTTGGTTTTATAAAAGATCGTTTAAATCTATCATTTAGCTACTACAATGCCGACATTGATGACTTATTATTACCTGTTCAGTTAGCCGCTTCTGAAGGAGCTACAAATACCATTAAAAACATTGGACAAATGAATAATAGAGGTTTTGAAGTGAATCTTAAATATGATATTATCAAAAAAGAAAACTTACATCTTGACGCATTTGTAAACTACAGCAGCAACAGAAATAAAGTAACGGGATTACCGCAAACACGTTTCAAACTAGATAGTAATTTAGCAGGAGCACCCGTTTTTGTTGAAATGGACAAACCAGTTGGGATTTTCTACGGAACTTATTTTGCAAGAAATCCTGATGGCAGTTTATTACTAACTCCAGATGGATATCCTCAAACTGAAAAAGGAAATGCAAGCACAGGAGTTGCAGAAAGAGATCAAACTACAGGGCAACCAAAAGGAGCTATTTTGAATAAACAAATTGGAAATCCAAATCCAGATTACATCATTTCGTTTGGAGCTAATTTGAATTACAAAAAATTTGGATTGTCAGTATTATTTGATGGCGTTCAGGGGGTAGATGTTTTTGATGCCGATTACAGAACCAGACAAGGTGTTGGATCAGGAACAATCGTTGCTCAGGAACTTAACGGAGAATTACCACGTGGCTATATTTGGTCCGTTTATAATATAGAAGAATTTAGAATTGTTGATGGAAGCTATCTGAAACTAAGAGAAATTTCTTTAAACTATTCTTTTGGAAAAATAAATAAGTTTTTTGATGACTTAACCATCACCGCAAGTGGAAGAAACCTAATTTCATGGGATAATTTTACCAGTTTCGATCCAGAAACAAATTCTGGAGGGCAATCATCAGTTGCGAAATACAATTTTGGAACAGTGCCAATTCCTAGTTCTTATTCATTGGCTGTGAAATTTCAATTTTAA